The Desulfurobacteriaceae bacterium genome segment TCTTCCTCTTCTTCAGCTGCTTCCTCCTCTTCTTCAACTTCTTCCTCTTTCCTAACAGTTGTTTTAATGTTTGCCAAAATAAATTCCTTAAAACCTACACTTTCAAGACGTAAAACGGGAGCTTTAGCCTTAATTCCAAAATTTCTGATTTTAATTAGGTCCTTTTCAGTTGTAACTGGATTTTTTAGACGCTTTAAAACCTCAACATCTTCCTCCGTGTATTCGTGATGATCTTCATATATAAAATAGTTTCTTATCTTATATCCCATTTGAATGAGCATCCTAACAAACTGTTCAGGATTCCCTATACCGCAGAAAACATCTATTTCTCTTTCAGAAGGGGGATAAACTTTTTCGAACTTCTCATTTACCCAAAACTTAAACTCCTGTTTTGCAAAGAAAATGGGCTTTTTAAAAGTTTTTAGGAAAAGCTCCAAAGATTCAATTCTCTTTTGGTCAACAAGATTACTCCTTGTAATCACAAAACAGTCAGCCCTTTCAAGGTTTTTTATTGGTTCTCTTAAAAGCCCCAAAGGCAAACAGTGGTTATCTCCAAAAGGATTAAAAGGATCAATAGCTACGATGTTTATTTGAGGAATAATTTTTCTATACTGAAAGCCATCGTCTAAAATTACAACGTTAGCTTCCTTTTCAAAAGCAAACTTTATTCCAAACTTTTTATTCTTACTGACAACTGTCTTGTAGCCTTTGATAGCATA includes the following:
- the lpxK gene encoding tetraacyldisaccharide 4'-kinase → MDPNEVRKKVLRKEGWGLALYPIFWTLSKLYCLISEVRNFLYNLKVLDSFRFPLPVISVGNITAGGSGKTPLTESIYLLLEEVGFSPTIVTRGYRGKERGPKFATGDPEKFGDEAATYAIKGYKTVVSKNKKFGIKFAFEKEANVVILDDGFQYRKIIPQINIVAIDPFNPFGDNHCLPLGLLREPIKNLERADCFVITRSNLVDQKRIESLELFLKTFKKPIFFAKQEFKFWVNEKFEKVYPPSEREIDVFCGIGNPEQFVRMLIQMGYKIRNYFIYEDHHEYTEEDVEVLKRLKNPVTTEKDLIKIRNFGIKAKAPVLRLESVGFKEFILANIKTTVRKEEEVEEEEEAAEEEE